Within Candidatus Methanomethylicota archaeon, the genomic segment CATCTAATACTGTATAGGACTGGTGATAGGGATTCCCTCCCACTCTTGGTTATGAAGTTTAAGGAGATATCCCTTAAGAAGAGGGGTTAAGTTTCGTGTGATACTCATGGATTTAATTTCGAATATTAAGAGGGGGGTTATGGATGTTTTCAGTAGGATTGCATATGAGTTTGATGTTACTAGGACTAAGCCTTGGAGTGAAGTTTACCTGCTCTCCAGGTTTGGTGGTTTAATAGCTGATTTTGGTTGTGGTTCTGGTAGGCATGTTTCTGCTTTGGTGGATTGTGGTTGTGAAGTTTTGGCTGTGGATATATCCCCCATCATGGTTAAACTTTGTTTATCCAAGTTTAGGGGTGGTGATCGTTATAGGCTTGTTAATGGTGTAGTTTGTGATATAGGGTTCCTGCCATTTAAATCGTGCTCCATAGATCATGCATTATGCATTGCCACCATACACCATATACCCACATTCAAAGCTAGATTGGATTCAGTTAACGAGATTTATAGGGTTTTGAAGAGGTTTGGAATTCTAATTCTAAGTGCATGGGCACTCTATCAAACCAGGTTCATAAGGCTTATTCCAAGGATGCTTTTGGATAGGGTTTTTGGTAGAGTTTTGGAGTTTGGGGATGTTTATATTCCATGGAAGTCTAGGAATGCTGTTTATATGAGGTTTCATCACCTATTCTCTAGGCGTGAATTTGTTAAGCTTTGCTCATCGTCGAAATTTTCCATAGCATACATTTACGGTAAGAGTTTTAGGGAGACCCGCTTCTCGGAGAACCATGTGGCTGTATTATTTAAGCCTTAAACCTTTTATCCCACCAATACCTTTCATTTAATTGTTATGCTGGAAGTTTTGGCTGAGTATTTTAAGCGTTTGAAGAAGCCTATTAGGGGGATTTCCGGGGTTAGTGTTGTTGCCGTTATGGCTAAGCCATATCCATGTCCTCATGGTAAATGTATTTATTGTCCTGGGGGACCTGATTATGGGACTCCTCAAAGCTATTATGGTAGGGAGCCTGCTCTCATGAGGGCTCAAGAATGCGGCTATGACCCATATGAGCAAGTTAGGGTTAGGCTTAATCAGTACTACTCTCTTGGGCATATTCCATCGAAGGTTGAACTCATAATTATG encodes:
- a CDS encoding class I SAM-dependent methyltransferase; this translates as MDLISNIKRGVMDVFSRIAYEFDVTRTKPWSEVYLLSRFGGLIADFGCGSGRHVSALVDCGCEVLAVDISPIMVKLCLSKFRGGDRYRLVNGVVCDIGFLPFKSCSIDHALCIATIHHIPTFKARLDSVNEIYRVLKRFGILILSAWALYQTRFIRLIPRMLLDRVFGRVLEFGDVYIPWKSRNAVYMRFHHLFSRREFVKLCSSSKFSIAYIYGKSFRETRFSENHVAVLFKP